In Bactrocera neohumeralis isolate Rockhampton unplaced genomic scaffold, APGP_CSIRO_Bneo_wtdbg2-racon-allhic-juicebox.fasta_v2 ctg7297, whole genome shotgun sequence, the following proteins share a genomic window:
- the LOC126767509 gene encoding uncharacterized protein LOC126767509 gives MNSPCMIDGKCSKRYPRALTSDTITGNDGYPLYRRRSTEDNGPSVMMNIRHQEIIVDNRWVVPYSELLSKIFQSHINVEHCNSVKSIKYICKYVNKGSDMAVFEVPDGDNRNDEITRYQMGRFVSSNEAIWRIFSFPLHERHPVVNHLAVHLENGQRVYFTTENIQQRAAQPPATTLTAFFRLCKTDTFARSLLYTDVPRYYTWTTSSKEFQRHKQGTAVDGHPGIYSTDALGRMYTIHPNNAECFYLLLLLVNVQGPRSFEYLKIVDGHLCETYREACHLLHFLENDSHWESTLQDACVSSLPQQIRMLFSNIISTCMPSNPLELWNKYQDYMTEDILIRMRRTSNNPDLMITLEMYNEALIIIEDMCLKIAHKALSQLSMISPDRPMHDLMDQELQREQQFNSVSDNTGGLLFLDAPGGTGKTFIITLILAAIRSQKKIALAFASSGIAATLLNGGRTAHSALKLPLNMQVSETPTCNNSRNSAMGKVLKQAAIILWDECTMANKKSLESLDRTMKDLRGNQQLLGGALILLSEELVECVFPNIIQNHRSYDWLAERSILAPKNIHVNAMNFQIQEKMPGEVITYKSIDSVMDEDEAVNYPIEFLNSLEPPGTPPHLLNLKVGSPIILLRNINTPKMFNGTRLAIKKLMPNLIEATILNGKANGENVLIPRIPMIPTDMPFNFKRLQFPVRLTFAMTINKAQGQTFQICGVNLEESCFSHEQLYVACSRVGTAHRLFIHAPDSKTKNVVYQNVLE, from the exons ATGAATTCACCATGCATGATTGATGGCAAATGCTCAAAGCGTTATCCCAGAGCATTGACTTCCGACACAATAACAGGCAATGATGGATACCCGTTGTATCGACGACGGTCTACTGAAGATAACGGTCCATCAGTAATGATGAACATTCGTCATCAAGAAATCATCGTCGATAATCGCTGGGTTGTGCCATATTCAGAACTtctgtcaaaaatatttcagtctCACATTAACGTTGAGCATTGTAATTCCGTCAAGTCAATCAAATACATTTGCAAGTATGTGAATAAAGGAAGTGATATGGCTGTCTTTGAAGTACCTGATGGTGACAATAGGAACGATGAAATTACTCGATATCAAATGGGCCGATTCGTTAGCAGCAATGAAGCAATTTGGCGGATATTTTCGTTTCCATTGCACGAAAGACATCCTGTTGTTAATCATCTAGCGGTGCATCTTGAAAATGGTCAACGTGTTTATTTTACTACTGAAAATATACAGCAGAGAGCAGCACAACCACCAGCGACTACTTTAACTGCTTTTTTTCGACTTTGTAAAACCGATACATTTGCCAGAAGTTTGCTATATACTGATGTACCTCGGTATTACACATGGACTACATCATCAAAAGAATTCCAACGACATAAACAGGGTACAGCAGTTGATGGTCACCCAGGTATATATTCAACAGATGCTTTGGGCAGAATGTATACGATTCATCCCAACAACgcggaatgtttttatttgctattGCTATTGGTGAACGTTCAAGGACCGAGATCGttcgaatatttgaaaatagttgaTGGTCATTTATGTGAGACGTATCGCGAGGCATGTCACCTTCTGCATTTTTTGGAAAACGATTCACATTGGGAATCGACGCTTCAAGATGCATGTGTTTCATCTTTACCACAACAAATAAGAATGCTTTTCTCGAATATAATATCAACATGCATGCCATCGAATCCACTGGAATTATGGAACAAATATCAAGATTACATGACGGAAGATATTTTGATTCGGATGCGTCGTACGTCAAATAATCCAGATTTGATGATTACCTTGGAAATGTACAATGAAGCATTAATAATCATTGAAGACATGTGTCTCAAAATTGCGCATAAAGCATTATCACAGTTATCTATGATTTCACCTGATCGTCCGATGCATGATTTGATGGATCAAGAATtgcaacgtgaacaacaattcaatt CTGTTTCTGACAACACTGGCGGGTTACTTTTCTTGGACGCACCTGGTGGAACCGGAAAAACATTCATTATTACATTGATTCTGGCAGCTATTCGATCacagaaaaaaattgctttggcTTTTGCTTCTTCTGGAATTGCTGCCACTTTATTGAACGGAGGACGAACAGCACACTCTGCATTAAAATTGCCATTGAACATGCAAGTGAGTGAAACGCCGACATGCAATAATTCAAGAAATTCTGCAATGGGAAAAGTCTTGAAGCAAGCAGCGATTATTCTGTGGGATGAGTGTACAATGGCCAACAAAAAATCGCTCGAATCATTGGATCGAACTATGAAAGATTTACGCGGAAATCAACAGCTGTTGGGTGGTGCCTTGATATTGTTATCAG aaGAATTGGTCGAATGCGTTTTCCCAAATATCATTCAGAATCACAGAAGCTATGATTGGTTAGCAGAACGttcaatattggcaccgaagaATATACACGTCAATGCAATGAACTTccaaattcaagaaaaaatgcCAGGTGAAGTCATAACTTATAAATCCATTGACAGCGTTATGGATGAAGATGAAGCTGTGAATTATCCAATTGAATTTCTGAATTCATTGGAACCACCTGGTACACCGCCACATCTTTTGAATTTAAAG GTTGGTTCACCAATCATATTACTACGGAATATCAATACTCCAAAAATGTTTAATGGTACACGACTGGCAATAAAGAAGCTaatgccaaatttgattgaagcaactatACTCAATGGCAAAGCGAACGGCGAAAATGTGCTTATACCACGTATTCCAATGATTCCAACAGACATGCCATTCAATTTCAAACGTCTGCAATTTCCGGTGCGTTTAACATTTGCCATGACTATAAACAAAGCACAAGgacaaacatttcaaatatgCGGAGTAAATTTGGAAGAATCGTGTTTTTCACATGAGCAATTATATGTTGCGTGTTCGAGAGTCGGTACTGCACATCGTTTATTCATTCATGCACCGGACAGTAAAACTAAGAACGTTGTTTATCAAAATGTTCTAGAATAG